One stretch of Pradoshia sp. D12 DNA includes these proteins:
- a CDS encoding 8-oxo-dGTP diphosphatase, which yields MEQSIHYKFWTVCLVQNGDYVLLLNRQHDHFKGFIPPGGKVEFPESFTDSAIREVKEETGLNVSNLVYKGLYEYVNPEKHDRHIIFNYLATSFSGTLLQNSTEGKPVWVHIDEASNLPMQESIRRRFPLFFEEGTFEIQVELDNERNQEGKVSIKKT from the coding sequence CTGGAGCAATCTATTCATTACAAATTTTGGACTGTTTGTTTGGTTCAGAATGGAGATTATGTCCTGTTATTAAATAGACAACACGATCATTTCAAGGGATTTATACCACCAGGAGGAAAAGTAGAGTTTCCAGAAAGTTTTACGGATTCCGCTATTAGAGAAGTGAAAGAAGAGACAGGGTTAAATGTAAGTAATCTTGTCTACAAAGGGCTTTATGAGTATGTCAATCCCGAAAAACATGACAGACATATTATTTTTAACTATTTAGCTACTAGTTTTAGCGGCACATTGTTGCAAAACTCAACCGAGGGTAAACCTGTATGGGTTCATATAGATGAAGCTTCTAATCTCCCTATGCAAGAATCTATAAGAAGAAGATTTCCATTGTTTTTTGAAGAAGGAACATTTGAGATTCAGGTCGAATTGGATAATGAGAGAAATCAAGAAGGTAAAGTTTCTATAAAGAAGACCTAA
- the yfkAB gene encoding radical SAM/CxCxxxxC motif protein YfkAB: protein MITKSTQKATPLSPDYDPWETYMDIEQYGKLTLSNIEFTTTTLCNMRCEHCAVGYTLQPKDPDALPLELILHRLEEIPALRSISITGGEPMLSKKSVENYVQPLLKYAHSRGVRTQINSNLTLPLERYETIIPYLDVLHISHNWGTIDDFIDGGFAMMERKPTREQREVLFNRIITNSQALTKAGVLVSAETMLNKRTLPHLEHIHKQIVEEMGCQRHEVHPMYPSSFASTLETLSLDETRKAIHHLLDIRNENIWMLFGTLPFYPCSQNSEDLELLQRLYSSKNVTVRNDPDGRSRLNVNIFSGDVIVTDFGDTPPLGNIKEQSLPVAYNNWMKSSLADSLNCHCPTVKCLGPNVLVKNAYYPEMNFKLNKTNL from the coding sequence ATGATCACGAAAAGCACACAAAAAGCAACGCCTTTAAGCCCGGATTATGACCCATGGGAAACCTATATGGATATAGAACAATATGGAAAGCTAACCCTTTCTAATATAGAATTTACAACCACAACTCTATGTAATATGCGTTGTGAGCATTGTGCTGTTGGATATACCCTGCAACCGAAAGATCCTGATGCTCTGCCTTTGGAACTAATCTTACACCGTCTGGAAGAAATCCCTGCTTTACGTTCCATCAGTATAACCGGCGGTGAACCTATGCTCTCAAAAAAGAGTGTTGAAAATTATGTTCAGCCTCTATTAAAATATGCACACTCACGTGGGGTGCGAACACAAATAAATTCTAATTTAACACTTCCGTTAGAGAGATATGAAACAATTATTCCTTATTTGGATGTTTTACATATTTCACATAACTGGGGAACCATCGATGATTTTATAGATGGCGGTTTTGCTATGATGGAAAGAAAACCAACTCGTGAACAGCGAGAAGTCTTATTTAATAGAATTATTACCAATTCCCAGGCATTAACGAAAGCGGGAGTACTCGTATCTGCTGAAACCATGCTCAATAAAAGAACGCTCCCCCATTTAGAACATATTCACAAACAAATTGTTGAAGAAATGGGCTGCCAAAGGCATGAGGTGCATCCTATGTACCCTAGTTCTTTTGCATCTACTTTAGAAACACTTTCATTGGATGAAACAAGAAAAGCCATTCACCATCTTCTGGATATTCGTAATGAAAACATTTGGATGCTGTTTGGTACACTGCCTTTTTACCCATGCAGCCAAAACAGTGAAGATCTCGAATTACTGCAAAGATTATATTCAAGTAAAAACGTGACTGTTCGGAACGACCCTGACGGACGATCTCGTTTAAATGTAAATATCTTTAGTGGTGATGTAATCGTAACTGACTTTGGAGATACTCCGCCACTTGGCAATATTAAGGAGCAGTCATTGCCTGTCGCCTATAATAATTGGATGAAATCAAGCCTGGCCGATTCATTAAATTGCCATTGCCCGACAGTAAAATGCCTAGGTCCAAATGTATTGGTTAAAAACGCTTATTATCCAGAAATGAATTTCAAATTAAATAAAACCAATTTATAA
- a CDS encoding thioredoxin family protein, protein MQQVTSIEEFDNQIKSDKLTVNIFTTTWCPDCKRLDLFIDEIITEHQDKQWFTIDKDELPELAEKENVMGIPSLLVYKNGEKIAHLHSANAKTPDQVRDFLSNF, encoded by the coding sequence ATGCAACAAGTTACATCTATAGAAGAATTTGATAATCAAATAAAAAGCGATAAACTAACAGTAAATATATTTACGACTACTTGGTGTCCAGATTGTAAACGACTTGATTTATTTATTGACGAAATTATTACGGAGCATCAAGATAAACAATGGTTTACAATTGATAAAGATGAATTACCCGAATTGGCAGAAAAAGAAAATGTTATGGGAATTCCGTCCTTATTAGTTTATAAAAATGGAGAAAAAATAGCTCATTTACATAGCGCTAATGCTAAAACGCCTGATCAAGTCAGAGATTTTTTAAGCAATTTCTAA
- a CDS encoding threonine/serine exporter family protein, with protein sequence MAVDKNKIIIDASLLAGRIMLENGAETSRVEDTMERMISTSLGIKHGTNAFTYVTVNGIFVNIGLDNTNFVRIDNRDHNLEKVTKVNQISRMYSEGRLTIEEVLSELKAVDQDPLDYPLWFRLICTAVLSGSVMLIMNGTFVDLPASMIGGLLCYITYLIGFKIMKTPFIVEYIAAFLGGIVAYYINSIMGSHLNSVMIGTVAPLVPGIAMTNAIRDMMAKHYLSGTIRLVEAVFIAGAIGTGIATVYYLFIN encoded by the coding sequence GTGGCAGTAGACAAAAATAAGATTATTATTGATGCCAGTCTTCTGGCCGGGCGTATTATGCTGGAAAACGGAGCGGAAACGAGCCGGGTAGAGGATACAATGGAAAGAATGATTAGTACTTCACTAGGAATAAAGCACGGAACAAATGCATTTACATATGTGACAGTTAATGGAATTTTTGTGAATATAGGCTTGGACAATACGAATTTCGTTAGAATCGATAATCGGGATCATAATCTTGAAAAGGTAACGAAGGTCAATCAAATATCAAGAATGTATTCAGAAGGCCGTCTGACAATTGAGGAAGTTCTTTCGGAACTGAAAGCAGTGGATCAGGACCCGCTTGACTACCCCTTATGGTTCAGACTTATTTGTACAGCTGTATTGAGCGGAAGCGTTATGCTGATTATGAATGGCACATTTGTGGATTTACCGGCTAGTATGATTGGTGGCCTTTTGTGTTATATAACCTATTTAATTGGCTTTAAAATAATGAAAACACCATTCATAGTGGAATACATAGCTGCTTTTTTGGGTGGGATTGTTGCCTATTATATTAACAGTATAATGGGAAGTCATTTAAATTCCGTCATGATAGGGACGGTTGCACCGCTTGTACCTGGAATTGCGATGACCAATGCTATTCGCGATATGATGGCAAAGCATTATCTCTCAGGAACAATCCGGTTAGTGGAGGCTGTCTTCATTGCGGGTGCGATTGGTACGGGTATTGCTACCGTCTATTATTTATTTATCAATTAG
- a CDS encoding threonine/serine exporter family protein, whose product MNQILIHMVFSFLSSISFAVICNVPRKSIPIGGLVGMCGWMGYWILSTEGYGVFLSSIVCSLLLAFAGQISARIFKMPLTVFYVPGLVPIVPGITAFQAFRLLTLQDYDGALIGFLNVGYCAVGIAIGLVVSDILFKSSLYMIKNFKIVR is encoded by the coding sequence GTGAATCAGATCCTTATTCATATGGTTTTTAGCTTTCTATCATCGATATCCTTCGCAGTTATTTGTAATGTTCCGCGCAAGTCTATACCAATAGGAGGACTTGTAGGGATGTGCGGTTGGATGGGATACTGGATTTTAAGCACGGAAGGGTACGGCGTATTTCTATCCAGTATAGTGTGTTCGTTGTTATTAGCCTTTGCCGGACAAATCTCTGCACGAATTTTTAAGATGCCGCTGACTGTCTTTTATGTACCGGGACTGGTGCCAATCGTTCCGGGAATAACAGCTTTTCAGGCATTTCGTTTATTAACACTACAGGACTATGATGGTGCGCTAATCGGATTTTTAAATGTTGGTTACTGTGCAGTTGGAATTGCAATTGGACTGGTTGTATCAGATATCCTATTTAAGAGCAGTTTATATATGATTAAAAATTTCAAGATAGTTCGTTAA
- the hemH gene encoding ferrochelatase: protein MEKTAILLVNLGTPDQPTTSSVRSYLKEFLSDSRVIDLPRWKWMPVLHGIILRTRPPKTAKLYQSIWTNEGSPLLTISIKQKQELEKQFAHSNIKVSLAMNYGKPSIKDELEKLHRWGMRRLIVVPLFPQYSSTTTGSVWDHLNQTLSKWRDIPEVIFIRDYPDHPIWIKLLKTRIELCTKEHGHPDAVVLSYHGIPKRYVSDGDDYPYQCLKTTQALKKELPDHTIITCYQSKFGKEPWLEPSTSETLRHLAKSGSKHIHILAPSFTVDCLETLEELQVENHTIFMENGGEKYHYIEAANDDPLFIECLMDIIKPYLAPIKII from the coding sequence ATGGAAAAGACAGCTATTCTTTTAGTTAACTTGGGTACACCTGATCAACCAACCACGTCCTCTGTACGTTCGTATTTAAAAGAATTTCTAAGTGACAGTAGAGTAATTGATTTACCTAGGTGGAAATGGATGCCTGTCCTGCACGGAATTATTCTGAGAACACGGCCGCCGAAAACCGCAAAGCTCTACCAATCTATATGGACGAATGAAGGATCACCTTTATTAACCATCTCTATTAAACAAAAACAAGAATTAGAGAAACAATTCGCACATTCTAATATTAAAGTCTCACTTGCTATGAATTATGGTAAACCATCTATAAAGGATGAATTAGAAAAGCTGCATAGATGGGGAATGCGCCGATTAATTGTCGTGCCTTTATTTCCGCAATATTCCTCCACTACTACAGGATCTGTATGGGATCATTTGAACCAAACATTATCTAAATGGAGAGATATCCCGGAAGTAATATTTATACGTGACTACCCTGATCATCCAATATGGATTAAATTATTAAAAACGCGTATTGAACTATGCACAAAAGAACATGGCCACCCTGATGCGGTAGTCCTGTCCTATCATGGCATACCTAAAAGATATGTATCTGATGGTGACGATTATCCATACCAATGCTTAAAAACCACTCAAGCTCTAAAAAAAGAATTGCCAGATCACACTATCATTACATGCTATCAATCTAAATTTGGTAAGGAACCTTGGCTTGAACCTTCAACCAGTGAAACGTTACGTCATCTTGCCAAAAGCGGTTCTAAACATATTCACATTCTCGCTCCCAGTTTTACAGTAGATTGCCTGGAAACACTGGAAGAACTTCAGGTTGAGAATCATACTATTTTTATGGAAAACGGCGGTGAAAAATATCATTATATAGAAGCTGCCAATGACGATCCTTTATTTATTGAATGCCTGATGGATATCATTAAGCCTTATTTGGCTCCAATAAAAATCATTTAG
- a CDS encoding alpha/beta hydrolase: MCILLVLNQKILAKTIRMMERKMVQASFLKPSIKPNVEREERLIETNLGNTRVITYRPNRNTEGPLPVFVNMHGGGFVMGSAELDDAWCPVIADRASCLVVNIDYHLAPEYKFPAAIYECYDILKWLYENPNVLQVDNKRIAVGGHSAGGNLAAALCLLNKEREQIPLVKQILNYPPLDLATDPDLKFKHKKAIPPRLAKLFNESYLKSMKDAENPLVSPVYAEDLEDLPPALIITAEFDSLADEADYYASQLEEAGVTVKKKRYMEAAHAFTHTGELKQAEEAWHLISDELKEAFS; the protein is encoded by the coding sequence GTGTGTATATTGCTTGTTCTAAATCAAAAAATACTCGCAAAGACCATTCGGATGATGGAACGTAAGATGGTACAGGCCTCCTTCCTGAAACCTAGTATAAAACCTAACGTTGAAAGGGAGGAGCGGTTGATTGAAACAAATTTAGGAAATACTCGCGTCATTACATATCGGCCAAACCGTAATACAGAGGGACCATTACCCGTTTTTGTGAATATGCATGGCGGTGGATTTGTGATGGGAAGTGCTGAATTGGATGATGCGTGGTGTCCTGTGATAGCGGACCGAGCCAGTTGTTTAGTAGTGAATATTGATTATCATCTGGCACCAGAATACAAATTTCCTGCTGCAATATATGAATGCTATGATATTCTGAAATGGCTTTATGAGAACCCCAATGTCCTTCAGGTAGACAATAAGCGAATAGCAGTTGGGGGACATAGTGCAGGTGGGAATTTAGCAGCTGCTCTTTGTTTGCTGAACAAGGAGAGAGAGCAGATTCCTTTAGTGAAGCAAATCCTTAATTATCCACCGCTGGACCTTGCTACTGATCCGGACCTGAAATTCAAGCATAAAAAAGCCATACCACCCAGACTGGCAAAACTGTTTAATGAATCCTATTTAAAATCAATGAAAGATGCGGAAAACCCATTGGTCTCTCCTGTATATGCTGAGGATTTGGAAGACTTGCCGCCTGCTTTAATCATCACTGCTGAATTTGACTCTCTTGCAGATGAAGCCGACTACTATGCAAGCCAGCTTGAAGAAGCTGGGGTGACAGTCAAGAAGAAGAGGTACATGGAAGCTGCACATGCATTTACTCATACAGGTGAATTGAAACAGGCTGAAGAGGCATGGCACTTAATTAGTGATGAATTAAAAGAGGCCTTTTCCTAG
- a CDS encoding 2'-5' RNA ligase family protein, with translation MNLEYFIGIVPPEEYLERIEYFQSKWIKQSGVEPHITLKAQGGLTPDKQWIDKVQTVCDTFKPFQVSLDKPNYFGDSVLYLSVNSTNLHKLHQKIINEISPSEDLIKQYFELDAFVPHLTLGKEKYGGNISTGLSKKELIEMEKIADRELKPYPNFTVDFIRIYELNIEKQRYEKYLDISLR, from the coding sequence ATGAATTTGGAGTATTTTATAGGGATTGTTCCACCTGAAGAATATTTGGAACGTATTGAGTATTTTCAAAGTAAATGGATTAAACAATCGGGTGTAGAACCACACATAACATTGAAAGCACAAGGAGGACTAACTCCAGATAAACAATGGATTGATAAGGTACAAACCGTATGCGATACCTTCAAACCTTTTCAAGTATCATTAGATAAGCCCAACTATTTTGGAGATAGCGTTTTATATTTGAGTGTTAACTCAACTAACTTACACAAATTGCATCAAAAAATCATTAATGAGATTTCACCGTCAGAAGACTTAATAAAACAGTATTTTGAACTTGATGCCTTTGTACCTCACTTAACTCTGGGGAAAGAAAAATACGGTGGAAATATTTCTACTGGGCTCTCTAAAAAAGAACTAATAGAAATGGAAAAAATAGCAGATAGAGAGTTGAAACCGTACCCTAATTTTACAGTAGATTTTATTAGAATATATGAACTGAACATTGAAAAGCAAAGATATGAAAAATATTTAGATATCTCTTTAAGGTGA
- a CDS encoding GNAT family N-acetyltransferase has translation MPGCSNDFYIAIGGNIVAQIEFVADEQEVSEQGSIIINHTLVANSYRGKGLGKALVNRVVLHARNENKYIKPVCPFAKMMLENKKEYQDVLM, from the coding sequence GTGCCTGGCTGTAGTAACGATTTTTATATAGCAATTGGCGGTAATATTGTTGCTCAGATAGAATTTGTGGCAGATGAGCAAGAGGTATCTGAACAAGGGAGTATCATCATTAATCATACATTAGTTGCAAATAGCTACAGGGGGAAAGGTTTGGGCAAGGCATTAGTAAACCGTGTAGTATTGCATGCAAGAAATGAAAATAAATATATTAAGCCCGTTTGTCCATTTGCAAAAATGATGCTTGAAAATAAAAAAGAATATCAGGATGTTTTAATGTAA
- a CDS encoding NADPH-dependent FMN reductase, with protein MKVIGLSGSIIGEKTPKSVEEVLAAVNKIDNQLDTELIDLRNYNVEFVRGIPFSSYNQDTRTVVNKLNDADIIIIGTPIYQASIPGVLKNLFDHLAPDCFKGKVVGIVTNGGSEKHFLVTEYQLKPILSYFKAIIPFNNVFLHTSCFGPGNKIVNEEENNRIQALAQEVIDLKEIH; from the coding sequence ATGAAAGTAATAGGATTATCAGGTTCCATAATTGGTGAAAAAACACCTAAATCAGTGGAAGAGGTATTGGCAGCTGTAAACAAAATAGATAATCAATTAGATACAGAATTAATAGATCTTAGAAATTATAATGTGGAATTTGTAAGAGGCATTCCTTTTTCATCCTATAATCAGGATACCCGAACGGTAGTCAATAAACTAAACGATGCGGATATTATAATAATTGGTACACCCATTTATCAGGCGTCGATACCGGGTGTTCTAAAAAATCTATTTGATCATTTAGCTCCGGATTGTTTTAAAGGAAAAGTGGTAGGAATTGTTACGAATGGAGGATCTGAAAAACACTTTTTAGTAACTGAGTACCAATTAAAACCGATATTATCTTATTTCAAAGCGATAATACCATTTAATAATGTATTTTTACATACAAGCTGCTTTGGACCTGGCAATAAAATTGTAAATGAAGAGGAGAATAATAGGATCCAAGCATTGGCTCAGGAAGTTATTGATTTAAAGGAGATTCACTAA
- a CDS encoding RrF2 family transcriptional regulator, translating into MRLTNFSDYSIRVLMYLASHPDRLVNIKEIADAYGISKNHLMKIIYQLGKLGYIETIRGRNGGMRLAMKPHEINIGGLVRKTEEDFNIVECFSDHNTCPISPVCTLRGILNKALYAFLNVLDGYTLADISQNKEVLAQFLGAYSEVNNDS; encoded by the coding sequence ATGCGATTAACAAATTTCAGTGACTATTCCATCAGGGTGCTTATGTACTTGGCAAGTCATCCCGATCGATTAGTAAATATAAAAGAAATTGCTGATGCCTATGGCATATCCAAAAATCATTTAATGAAAATTATATACCAGCTGGGCAAGTTAGGTTATATAGAAACAATACGTGGGCGTAATGGCGGCATGAGACTGGCAATGAAACCTCATGAAATCAATATCGGGGGTTTAGTAAGAAAAACTGAAGAAGATTTTAACATAGTTGAGTGTTTTTCTGATCATAATACATGTCCCATCTCTCCTGTTTGTACGTTGAGAGGTATTTTAAATAAAGCATTGTATGCTTTTTTAAACGTATTAGATGGCTATACACTCGCAGATATATCTCAAAACAAAGAAGTGTTAGCTCAATTTCTAGGAGCTTATTCCGAAGTAAACAATGATTCGTAA
- the hmpA gene encoding NO-inducible flavohemoprotein has translation MLSTQTIEIVKSTAPILETRGKEITTVFYKTMFEAHPELLNIFNHANQKRGRQQTALANTVTAAAYYIDQLEVLLPVVKQIAHKHRSLMIKSEHYPIVGKYLLLAIKKVLGDAATDDILKAWEEAYGAIADIFIGVEREMYEEAENKVGGWRDYREFEVIKKVRESDGITSFYLKPTDGLAIPEFEPGQYITVRVQIPGEQFMMNRQYSLTNVSNGEYYRISVKSESMHDNPDGKVSNYLHKEVCTGDIVQLTVPAGDFTLEEDTEPITFIAAGVGITPFISMLNTLYKQESLRKITLIHAFKNRKLQAFADELSMLNRQMHDMTINFYNEEADVIEENYKIGRINEEVLRQLDQNGIFYVCGPVEFMQGVIQMLYKLGVPQEKVRFEFFGPSMKIETVTEKV, from the coding sequence ATGTTGTCTACTCAAACAATCGAAATTGTGAAATCAACTGCACCAATATTGGAAACAAGGGGTAAGGAAATAACTACGGTATTTTATAAAACGATGTTTGAAGCACATCCTGAGCTTTTGAATATTTTTAATCATGCAAATCAAAAAAGAGGCAGACAGCAGACTGCATTAGCAAATACGGTAACAGCTGCGGCCTATTATATCGATCAATTGGAAGTGCTTCTGCCGGTTGTAAAACAAATTGCACATAAACACCGTAGTTTAATGATTAAATCTGAGCATTATCCGATTGTAGGAAAATATTTATTGTTGGCTATTAAAAAAGTATTAGGTGATGCGGCTACAGATGATATTTTAAAAGCGTGGGAAGAGGCCTATGGGGCAATCGCTGATATCTTCATAGGGGTTGAACGTGAAATGTATGAAGAAGCGGAAAATAAGGTTGGTGGTTGGAGAGACTATCGAGAATTTGAAGTCATAAAGAAAGTGAGGGAAAGTGACGGTATTACTTCCTTCTATTTAAAACCAACCGATGGGCTGGCAATACCCGAATTTGAACCGGGCCAATATATAACTGTTCGGGTTCAAATTCCAGGAGAACAGTTTATGATGAATCGCCAATATAGCTTAACGAATGTATCCAATGGTGAATACTATCGAATTTCTGTAAAAAGTGAAAGTATGCATGACAATCCTGATGGTAAAGTATCTAATTACCTGCATAAGGAAGTTTGTACGGGTGATATAGTACAACTAACGGTACCAGCGGGAGATTTTACTTTAGAAGAGGACACCGAGCCAATTACCTTTATAGCTGCCGGAGTAGGGATAACGCCATTTATTAGTATGTTGAATACACTTTATAAACAGGAATCATTAAGAAAAATTACTTTGATACACGCGTTTAAAAACAGGAAGCTTCAAGCATTTGCTGATGAGCTCTCCATGTTAAACAGGCAAATGCATGATATGACAATCAACTTTTATAATGAAGAAGCTGATGTAATCGAGGAGAATTATAAAATAGGCAGAATCAATGAAGAGGTATTGAGGCAATTAGATCAGAATGGAATTTTCTATGTTTGTGGGCCAGTCGAATTTATGCAAGGTGTCATTCAAATGCTTTATAAACTAGGCGTACCGCAAGAAAAAGTACGGTTTGAATTTTTTGGACCTTCCATGAAAATCGAAACAGTAACAGAAAAAGTGTGA
- a CDS encoding Na-translocating system protein MpsC family protein, which yields MDITKAEKDISSYIGRMLRETFGRGPSHVICTLSSPTLAVHLADFLSPMEKSLLANQDGEVYVQKNRDLLMETIIKDITSYIEAALGTKVDEFFYDWNLQTSTGMFIITLSKTATSISDYRNREKVERELAKVTKLAQKEPVEIYSTMLNKRQLMIVRKGIMVPIEKELIKFGFTEQLTIAKRDLEKRLIIEHKRNFENYLNTKIIDKFTFWNFEKDTSYIIFILQS from the coding sequence ATGGATATAACAAAAGCCGAAAAAGACATTAGCAGTTATATAGGAAGAATGCTAAGAGAAACCTTCGGACGGGGCCCCAGCCACGTTATTTGTACGTTATCGTCTCCTACTCTTGCTGTGCATCTTGCCGATTTCCTTTCCCCTATGGAGAAATCCTTATTGGCTAATCAAGATGGTGAAGTTTACGTGCAAAAGAACCGGGACCTTCTCATGGAAACCATAATCAAAGACATCACCTCCTATATTGAAGCAGCATTAGGAACAAAAGTTGATGAATTCTTTTATGATTGGAATTTGCAAACTTCGACTGGCATGTTTATTATTACGCTATCAAAAACAGCAACGAGCATCAGTGATTATAGAAATAGAGAGAAAGTCGAACGAGAATTAGCGAAGGTTACCAAGCTTGCTCAAAAAGAACCAGTGGAAATCTATTCAACTATGCTCAATAAGCGGCAGCTGATGATTGTCCGAAAAGGTATAATGGTTCCGATCGAAAAGGAATTGATCAAGTTCGGCTTTACTGAACAATTAACGATCGCGAAGCGGGATTTGGAGAAACGTTTGATAATAGAGCATAAAAGAAACTTCGAGAACTATTTAAACACCAAAATAATCGATAAATTTACTTTTTGGAATTTCGAGAAAGATACTAGCTATATTATTTTCATTTTGCAAAGTTGA